In one window of Canis aureus isolate CA01 chromosome 36, VMU_Caureus_v.1.0, whole genome shotgun sequence DNA:
- the LOC144305795 gene encoding uncharacterized protein LOC144305795, with protein MLRLTGDGGDAPVCVRGVPAGEQREQRVACVGEQPLFQAGLRRHGPKRRGCGLVTRPGRGRAAGGGRSPQPPGRAWAAVRVRGQARGDRAAGGAAGAGPGDPGGVGFSAPRCWAAPRGWAAASPQAVSLPEDSALTWKSVPRRDRARWECSQPGPRKMSSTWSSNTGKLCSGGLCLKDCSGRMMSLKI; from the exons GAGACGGAGGCGATGCTCCCGTGTGCGTGAGGGGGGTGCCcgcaggggagcagagggaacagAGGGTCGCCTGTGTTGGGGAGCAGCCCCTCTTCCAAGCAGGACTCCGACGCCACGGCCCCAAGCGCCGGGGTTGCGGCCTGGTGACCCGCCCGGGCCGCGGCCGAGCTGCCGGAGGGGGGCGCTCGCCGCAGCCGCCGGGTCGGGCCTGGGCCGCGGTGCGGGTTCGCGGGCAGGCGCGGGGCGACCGTGCAGCaggcggcgcggcgggcgcggggcccggggacCCGGGAGGCGTCGGATTCTCTGCTCCCCGCTGCTGGGCCGCCCCCCGGGGCTGGGCCGCCGCGAGTCCCCAG GCTGTCTCTTTGCCTGAAGACTCTGCTCTTACCTGGAAGTCTGTGCCAAGG AGGGACAGAGCCAGGTGGGAATGCAGCCAGCCAGGTCCCAGAAAGATGTCATCAACCTGGTCTTCGAATACTGGCAAGCTGTGCTCCGGTGGCTTGTGCCTCAAG gACTGTTCTGGAAGGATGATGTCACTCAAGATATGA